TGTCCACGCCAGCTCATCATTCTTCTAATGGCCAGGGAGCAGAGCAAGCAGAGCCCGGCACCATGGCTTGGGGCGCTGACGAAGGGGGGTCCAGGACGAGACTCCAGCCTCTTGGGCTGCACTTACTGCCTTGCCCCAGGTCTGCTGCGCAGCCGGACGGCGAGGACGCGGCGCTGCCAAACCTTGCAGCAACGGCTCAAAGCGCTCCCGTGTCAAGGAAGAACCAGCGATGCCTTATGCCCTTGCAATAAGTGACACGCATTTACGAAGGATGAATTTTTTCCCCCATACCGTCCAACCTCACTTGGTTTTTACCAGAAACACGGGCTGTATATGCCACCTTGAACGTCTCCAGCTGTGACACGCACAGGACCAAACTGTTCCAAGAAGCACTACATTTTAAGAACATTTAAATATACTGTCATAtgtcttttcagattttaaagctaAATTATTTACACATTTTCTTTTAGGAGGTATGGCAGAGGGAGACAGAAatactttttcagtattttgaagcAATAACTTCACTGGGATTACGACACACCCTAGTAAGACAGATGCATGGAGTGCAGCTTGGAAATCTTCGCTTCGGCCCATAGAGGCAGTCAAATTATATTACCACATAGCCTTAAAAATCAGAGAATTAAGTGGTTTGTGGATGACAAAAGAAAACTAATTGGAGAGGTATtcttaaaagagaagaaaggcagTTTtgtagaaatattaaaaatgagtGATTTTTCAGTGCTTATCTATAGGAAGACAGAATGTTGTTCTACCTTTTAATAATTTAGTTAAAATCATCGCTCTTGTATGTGATCACAAAGTTGGTCTAGGTCATATATAGGCTAGACCAAGCTTTTACAATACACGCTGGGAttcttaaaatttttctttttatatcagTACCATAAACATCTAAAGTTGCTTAACtcaaattatttataaaattacGCAAGGTGTTGTAACTGAAGTAGACCAGTGGCAGCGTAGCTATCTGGTGTAAACAGAGCCACAAATACCTACACCAGCTAAGGATTTGTCCTATAAATCACACGCTCTAGGATCTCTAAGGTCAACTTTCCTTAAGCAACTGCATAGAGCTGTCAGTTAAAGTTAATTGTGCTCCTTCATATTAAATTAATAGATagctaatgaagaaaaaaataaacacaaatcttTTTTATCCTTAGGATTTACAATAAAGGCTAAGCAGTCTTTCTTACTGAAGGGATTACACACACACCCCGAAACATCAGTCACATGAGGTTTTACTCACAGTAGCTTCAGCAAACATATTGGCCAAGGGCGAGTGGTGAAGCGAGGTGAGGATCTGAACGTGGAGGATCAATTCACAGTTCCTGGCTGCCACTTCTGCTGCACGAAGGAGCATCGAGACCAGCCCCCGTTCAGCCGTTCTGAGGTCAGTGGGACGCAGTTACGGTGAATAGAGGGATTTTTGCTGGTTCTGGTGACAGAGTCCTTCAAGCTCACAAGGTTCATTTACAAAAAAGAACATCTTACACCTGCAGAGCGTATGGGGAAAGAGACCATTCCCACCTCCACCTTCTTGCTCAGTGGTATTTTAACTGCAGCCAGCGAGGACCCAGGTTTCCTCCCAGATCTAGTCTTAATTCACTGTTTTCTAGAGGATGAGTATACATTAGAAGAGGCCAAAACAGAGCCTTTGGGGAAAAGCCTATTACATAGTTTCTGAAGAATGTCCCTGTGAATTGCAAGTATGGTTACAAATTACCGTACTTCCAAAACATAAATATGATAATGTGCTTTACTGAGCTGTGGTTGTCTTAATATTAGACCATGGGCAAGAGATATCATCTTAAATGATATGGCGGCATCAAATCAAGCTAAGAAGCTGCAGCACTGAATTTACGCTAACTGCATCCCTGCACTTCTCAGTTATCAACTGCACTGATAAGAATTGTGCTTCTTATCAacagaaagtaaatgaaaaaacacagaaagattaaaaattgcTAAGAGTCCTTTCAGAGAGGGCTACATGAAAAGCCTTAAGTAGACAATATTTCTTCACAACAAACATACTCTCAGGGTTAATACCACAGCTATTGGAAAACATTTACTGAACAGAAAAAGATGATTTTTCGTTCCCCAAATAGTAAATAGTATATGTATTCTTCCAActgagaaaaaaagcacagaagagcTGCAGTTCATTTCTTCTTGATTCACAGTTGCAAATAATAAGAGTTCACAGCAAGAACTTCCTCTTTCAGAATAAAGCAGAAACATCCAGTTGCTAAAAGTACAAATCTCGCCTTCTGTCATGAATCTGAATACCTGAAAGACACAGCAGTATCAGGACAGTCAAACAGCACAGTCCATGCAATCTCTTCGAATGTTGTGTAAACAAAATTGCACCTTTGGGTCTTCTCTGATGCAAGAGGGCCCTTGCTAGAACAACCAGAATGACCCATCCAAAGTATTCCCAAAACATTGCACATCAAAGAACCAACACCAGGGAATGACGCAGTCTCAAGAGAGATCTCAAAAGTACGGAAGCCTGAATGCTTTGGGAATAATTTCTTAGAACAACTCCCCTAGCAGTGTGGTGAGTTTGTTGGTGAACGCTGCAGCAATGCCAGCAGGCAGGTCCCACAGGGACCTCAGCCTGAAGCCGGGTGCTTGAGGTACAAAGCAAGGGGTGTCCCATCTTCCTGGGATCTGAAACCTGGACAGCCAGTGCAAAACAGTCGTTGTGAAGGGGCATGCTGATGGTATAACCACAAAAGCTAAGGTAGGTGGAGTTAGAAAATCATACAACTCATTTTAATAGAATGTTTTCCCTCTTTTAATGCAGTTATGGGAGGTGGTGTGTCtatctgggggaaaaaacagcttttgaaataCAGCCTggaagcaagcaagaaagcatCTTTAATTCTGCGTGCACAAGCAAGGCAGCTATCCTTCGTAGGTGAGCACTGATTTGTTCCAAACCTGCTGGTTTCATTACTCACCTGCAGTGGCATGGCTTACACTGGGATTTTCTGAGCCTTGGTAAGAGCTTGCTttcctctcttaaaaaaaaaaaaatactggagatGAGCAGAGATTCAACATAGAGCTAAAAGTAGACAGCAGTTCCTAAAGAAACCTTGTGCTTTTGCAGCCCAGCCTATAGCACAGGTGCTGGGGAGCTCTGTGCTGTCTGGCACAGCAATATACACTTCCATAAATATAAATATCAGCTGTTCTTAAAACATGACACAGCGCAATGAGAAGTATATTTAACAGATAGAGCCAAGAAACAGGGACTCCCACAGCCAGACGAGATGCACACATCCTAGGGACTTGCCAAAGACTCCCTGTGAACACGGGCCAGCCGTTTCTTATCTGCTCTTTCTGGATTGCTTGATAAGCACACGAATGGCGTTACACAGGTGGTGTTGTGAGGCTCCCCAAATATTCAGAAAGACCCTGTAAAAAGCCTGAAAGAAAAGGCTTTAACTGGCAGTGGTCGGGGAATATTCAACTGTTTAATTTCGTTTTCAATTTTTCCCCGCTCATTTTCTTtatgaaattttgaaaaaaaccccgcTGTTGTTAGCACGGCTTCCCTTGTGTGATCCCAAGACCAGTTTCATGAAACATCTCCTTTTCTGGAGGAGTCAGTTCCTCGGGCTCCCAAGCCTCGACTGGCTCGCATTGCCCCCTTGGGGGAAGAGGGAACCTAACCTTGCTGTGAAATTCAACCCGAGCAGTCCAGACAGTGTCTTTAAAGCAATCAGGTTGTCATTTACTAGCTGCAAACAGACTAGGGTGCATGCCTGTGCGACACATACATACAGTCTCAGCTAAATCTGTGTACCACGAGCAGCAAGTTGTATTCCACTGAAGACCTACACACTCTCCCTTTTCCACGCACAGGCACCAACAGGAATTAGACACTCTAGCAGGAATATAAGTTAGCAACACACCTACAGCTGGGGCCCTCATAACAACCTAGTTTCTGTGTAGCTTCAAAATAGAGACTGTGGATATGACTGCCTGCAGATACAAACAGCAGTTTTAGCCCATGTTCTGCCAAATTCCTGCTGATGCAGATTAAAAAGTGGGTAACCAGTCAGTATTTCACAGCTGTCTCTTTTTCAAAACCTAAGGCTCAGGATCGCTTCTTCACATGCCTGGTGCTTTTCATCTACAAGCACCAGGTAGGACGCGCTGTATTTTTCCAGCAGACTCCCTAAACAATTTCACAACCCTTTTTCATGGAGACCAGTGCCAACCTGGCTGTCTGGGTAACGCCCAGGAACAGCAACACGGGTGTATGCTAACAGGGCACCAGCGCTCTGGCCAGGAAGCCTGACCCCAGAGAGCTTCTCAAACGCAGGAATTAAAAGAGAGCCATTTTAGTCAGCAGTCCTAGATGCTGTGGGGATATAAGCTCCTGGGAAATGGACTTCAGTCACCagccatcttttttctttctgctggcagTACATAGGATTGGGATCCCTACtaattgttaaaaataaataagcaacaaTCATCGCTCCTGCATGAACTGCATTAGCTCTGTGTAGTCTACTGCAGGGAGCAATCACAGCCTTGGGTTATCTATTGAAAAAAATTTCTACGAGCTGGGCTGAAGACAGCTCCAATTTGAGAACCTTCGGAATACACTGTATTATTTTGTGTCTTTACATAAGCTGCCATCAAAGAATAAAGTGACAGTAAGTATTTCCTTACCTCCCCCAGGAGCTGAACTTTGGCTTATATTTTGTAACCTAACAGGTCCAGTCATACAAGCAGAACTTGAGTGTTGCTTCATGGTACATTCTTGCATGGATGTTAGGCACCTTTCCTGTTGCAGAAGACCAAGAAGAGAACCGTATTTCCTGTCAGAGATGGGCTCATCTACCGCGTGAAGGTCAGGCAAGGCATGATGGTACACCGAACTGGTAAGACTGGGAGTCCCGATCGAAGCGAAGGGCCATAAATCTGCAGCTTGAGTTGGATGACTCCGCAGAGCTGATGGCTGGTATTGGCCTGCCATACCAGCAGCAGAAAAGTTCAGACCAGAATTTGACATGCTTGTAGCAGAAGATGACGGATATGGTTTGGAGCAATGTGAAGAGAAATTCCATGGATGGGGAGACATGCTATCtacttaaaaagagaaagaaacatctGAAGTCTCATCAATTCTTACTTTTTTCCAAGGCAAATTCCAATGGCCTTCTAAGGGAATGCTACCAGAttgcatattcatttttaaagaaataatatattCACTTTAGAGCTGCTTATCTTAAAAATCAACAATAAATTAATACTAAAAGCAGActaaaccaccaccaccactacttTCAAATAAATATTATATGCGTTCTCTTACAGACCACTAGCATAGGCAGGGTTTTAACAATTGCAAACTTAGACAAATATATTTTTGCAAAGACAACAAATTAAGTCATAATGCACTTAATGCATCTGATGGTGACGGAGGTTCTTGGCTGGAAAATGAGGACCCAGTCCTGCCAACAGGCCCAGGAAGAGCTTAGGAAGCACTCCAGCAAACACCGAGATTTCCCCAGGAAGTCCCAGCTACATCATAATCTGGTGCTTTTCAAGCATGATTTTTGTGCTTTCTGTTTGCACACAATTCCAAATTTAAGCACGCTGCATCTTAAATTCCTTAGTGAAAGCTGAGTTAGACAGTCACCCCCATCTAACACCACGCTCATGCACGGAAAGCAGCTCACCGTTCTTCAGGACAACAGCCTCACCCTTGTGCTTTGTGCTCAGGTCTTGCGGGTTCTTGGCATTGCTTAAAGCTCTAGAAAAATGTTCATCTACCACGCTGTTAATATCCCCCTGGAAATATGTAAATACAACACTCTGAGACCCCCATTCTGTTTTCACTGGTTCTTTGCTTTTACACGGCTTCGGAGAGAGCTTCCTTGTTTCCTCCATTTTCAATAACCAAGAGCCCCTGCCGAAAAAGACACAGACCAGTCAAAGAAATACTATTCAACTTAACGTGCACAGTTAGCGGTGAGCCCGTCTTCCTCCTGAAACTGGTTGGGCCAGAAGAACTGTTACTAGTAAGGTTAGATTCTTTATCTGGGTTTCTGCTTCTTCCACGCATATTTTCTTTACTATTTCCTTCTTATATACTTCTAATGTAGAATACTTTAAGCATAAAACAAGAGGAGAAAACTTTCCATAAATATGTACTACATTTTTCAGAATTGTGATGGGAGTGCATTTTTCCCAATCAGGCAAATTGAGCCCAATTAGTCTTTAACCCATTCAACGCAGTATTCTTTTGCCAGTGAGCTGTAAGTTTGGTATCACTGAACAATACACAACCTTAGGGATAACGCATCCTGGAAGCAGCGAACGGCTCAGAGATGCAGAGGGCCTGGTGGATACTAGCCTTGTATGAGTTACCTGTCAATGCCACAGCATCGTCACTGTTGAAGAATGAAATGAGCACATCTATCCACCAGCTGTCTTTTCTCACCCTGCTTTCATCCGTCTTTGTAAGCCTGGGCTTAGGACCCAGTACTGTGTAAATATGCCCTGAGGATGGAACTGTGCTAGAAGAACTGAAGCACTTGGACAAATAATTCAGGGGTTGCATTAGCCCTGGATGAAGTTCAGGGCGAACTTATCAAAGTGCTTTGTCCAATTCCAGTTTTTGCACTGTTCAAAAAACACATTGacagagtggggggggggggagaaaaaaatactcaaTGGAACTTAAAATAATAACAACTTTAGACAAGGTGAGGTTTGAAGTACCTTGATCACTGTCAGCACAGACCTCCACAAGGAAAAGACTTCTGAGAGTAGTTAGTTGCTTCACCTGTTAGAAATAGACACTCAGATTAAACTATTGGAAATTCTAATTATGGCACattcaagtaaaacaaaaaaaacaaaccgaacaaaaaaaatttttttgtttgaaacaaCTTACCTAGGAACGTGGTGGATCTGCCAGTTGCTTAAAACTTTGGTAGCGAGGTTGCTAAAACACACACTGTAGCTCAACCAGAAGTTATGGATTTAAGGCAGGAACTACTCTAAAATAGGTTTTAGGAAGTCAACAGAAGACTGTAAGACTCCTTTTTGTTCTCCTTTAAAATCTCTGCTGCCAGATATGGTAAGAGTAGGACAAGGAACGTCACTGCTTGCCCTGGAGAAGTGTCGGGTTTATGCATTTGTGCAGTTTCTGGCCGCAGGGGAGCTAGTTCTACGACCAGAGCTCATACATTCGGCTCTAATCAAAATCATATTTAGCAATGCTCAGGCTCTGAATGCAGCGAGAAGCGCCTGCTGTTTCTATTCAATCTTCTAGTCTCATTGTCAGCTCATCACACCACATAGCATAATTGATTTACCTTGGTAGTAAAAAGAAGGCTGTTATTTTTCAGAGACAGGGAAACCTTTGGCTGATAGCCAGTTGTATCACACAAAACCTACTGAATCATTAGATCTGTGTTTCCATCCAACTAGCCCTGCAATATGCAGTGTTGCTTAATCTGTTCCAATACATTTGTCCGTTTCCTCTTCTAATCATAAACCCTCCAAAGCTTCCTCAGAAGCTTCCTGATAAGCATTGCACTCAGCTGTGTCTCAAAGGGGATTCTGAAGTATCTGCAAAGGCTGCCTCCGAATGGTCTCTCAGTGTTTCTTACACGTGAAAAGTGTTCAGGCTGCAAAGCCAAGTACTCAGATGTTAAGAAATATGAGGATTAAGGTTATCCACCCATAATCCATCCACCTTTTTAATCTTAAGCCTTCATCCACAGACTTCTTGTCCATGTTTATCACTTGCTTCTACATCTGATTTTGCTTGTTATCTCTACATCCTCCATATTCAGTTCAGTTCTCCCTCCTTACTGATCCCTTGCTCAGCTAGCCCTAGTCCACTGTCATCAACTACCAATTTATGTTCAAACTCAAGAGTTCCTCAGTCCTCGTTTTAGGATTTCTACTGCTTTGCCCTTCTTGcaccccttccccagctccagcctccaGTCCACCTAAACACAGTGGTGGCGATGGGACGCATACAGGCTGGTCACCTTTAGGAAATGCAAGGGGATGCTCTGTAACAGTCATCTGATTCAGAAGATGATCTTTCAGAATTTTAAAACCAACCAAACTTTCCCAAACACTGAAAACTTAAACCGACAAATCATCCGCTTGATGTACAGACACCTTCCCAAAGCCCATGAGGGGAGCAGGAACCAGCACGACCCAGCCAAACAACTGGAAAAACTTCAAGGACAGGAAgagacattatttttttcccagtcttgTTTTAGAAAGCAACCCACTGTTTAGGTTGAGAAACTTTCTGGTTGCTCAGCTGGAGGCCAGTGCTTGCCATGGAAAATTCCAACCCAAGTGGTGAAAGCTTGGCAACGTCATCAGCAATCATATGGCCTGAGAATGGACTATGTCAGGCCATCTCAACAGCAGGCAGCAAACCAGCCCTTCCTACGCTGCTCTACCACTACACATCAACATACAATTTATAAAGCGTTAGCTCTGGCCCAGAGGTCTATTCTTCCTCTTCCTCGCTCAGTGCAAGCCAGCCATTGTGTCTTTGTACCACTTTATTAACATGCTTAACTTGCTTGTAACATTGATTGTAAGCTCCTTTAGCACCATTTGTTGGTGTGTAGCAGCTGTTACGCTTGCGTGAATTGTGACCACAGTAGTTGCAGTGATagaaaaattatacattttttaaaagaaggaatGGTCTGGTCATTTAtcccttttttcctcatttctcttaAAAACCTCGTGTGCTTTCCAACAAGTAGTCACAAGAAGGCTGGGTATAACCTTGGTTATATCTCAGTCCTCCCAGTGATCATATGCATGAGGAATCTAACGTCCCAAGAGCCAGGACTCAGATTTGGAGCACTGTGGTCCTCATCACCTGAACTTCCCCTTCTCCCGTCTGCCAGCAGGaagtctgcaaagaaaggcagaaatcCTTCCAATCTGTGTCTGCCACAAACTTGTCAAAATACAATAGAAGTGGAGCTCAGGATGAAACAGACTCAGCTCATCCCACGCTATTCTCAGAATGGGTTAATTTTGGCAAAATAGTGCATGTAATTGTCCAAGTTATTTGTCCTTCAGATGGACAAGGATGCATGGTCAACAAGGGTTTGAGACACATGGTTATTGACTGCTCACCACAACTGACGATACTTCACAGTATTTTTCACATTCCCCACCCTTGCTAGCACTATTAATTTCCCATCACTGTAGCATCAGACAGGGAACACTATTTCATACTGCCCaaaccagttttaaaaataaataaaatttaaaaaaaattttccacTTCCCAAGTATTAAGCAATAATTTAACAAGCAGGCATTCTCTTTCATCAAGTGTCTTTCAAATCAGGGAAGATTTGAGAAAGTCAGTGAAGCGGTCACTGAATTCTCCTACCTTAACTCACTGTCAGGAGCGGTGTCACACCAGTTCGATTCTCCAGCTGCGGGACGGTCATGCTGTGTCCAGCAGTTCGGGATCCTTCCCCCGGCAGGCTGCAGGGACTGCCCGAGACGACAAGCAACGCTCATGAACTCCCTACATGCTTTCTAGCCTCTAGCTGCGAGTGAACTAGGCGTTTCCTTCAGCCTATCTGCTAAGAATGCATGAAATGCACTCCAACAAGTCAACCAGGTTAGGAGGTTTCAGGAATGAGGAAAATAGGATTTGTaagtaggtttggggtttttttatgacaATGTGTACATAATAAAGAAGACAGCGTCTGGACTTCAGAAGAGTTTAGAGTAAGATGATAAACAAGTTATGGCAGAGAACCAAACTGAGCCAGGGTCAGAAAGGACTTTCCTATGGCAGGTTGCAGCATATTCAGTGTGAAGTGGGTAACTACAAACATCTGCAAAAAGGCAAAGATCGCCTGCCTCCATCCCAGATAAACCGGGTAAccaattttctctcttcttcatcGGATCTGTTTAAATGACTACAGAAatcttcagcaaagaaaaatatcattCCTGTTCTGTAGGGGCTGTAGCAAGAAACagatagtttggggtttttttgtagcagGTTTACCAAAATCACCAAATTGCAGCCATTCCAGAAATGCTGAATCAGGGTCAAGTTTGCCAGTCTCCCAGCTGGAAAAATACACTGGGGAGCTAGTCACCAAACTGGTGACATTATGTCTTTTATGCAGTAGCTGTAGAGTTCGTTTACTCACCCAGAAAGTAGGCGAGCACAACCCAGTTCTCTCTGCCTCAATAGGTATGAATCCGTCCCCTGCCACCTCCCAGGACAACTCAACCTCCAGGCTGTAAGATTTCCTGGGACGGTGCTTAGCCTTTTATTGACACGCTTTTTGCCTAAGCCCATTTCCATTGGGAGACAGACTGGATTCCAGTCCATCAGCAGGGCAAGCGCCACATCTCAATCATTCGTTCTTTGATCCCCTTTTCTAAACTGTTTCATATAGCAAAGGTTTCTTCTGCTGAAGCTTTTCAAGACCTCATTCAAGAATCTCCTCTTAGGTTGGCAGTTAAATCACTGGTCAGGTTATTAGACAGCATCAGTTTAAAGCTCAAAGAACTACTGGGTAAAAATGGGATTATCATCCACATTCCTTTGTAGTCTAGAAATGGAAATAACTGGTTTCCAGTGCCTTTTAAGCAAAGTGTCaagctttgaagaagaaaaaaaacacaacaaaccaccaCTCTTCATTTCTGAGAATAAAAATTGAAACTCTGCTTGTCCTTAACAAACGACCCCCCCCTAATCTCAGTTGTAACTATGGTATCTGCAGTCATTCCTCCTGCTCCTGTTATCTTCATGCAGGGTCCGGGAACGCACCAAGCCAGAGTGAACACCCACAAAACCCACAAAGTGTGTCTCACCGTGAACACTTACAGTTCTAGCACCACACGGACTGGACTCCAGCTGGAAAGCTCAGGCAGGTTAACACATGTGCTTTATCAACTGGAGTCACTGTGCACCAAATGCTATGGTAACTTTTACCGACAAACAAAATAAGACAATACATTATCTCAACTAATCAGAAAAGACTTGTTTTGTTCACGAGTTTGTTTATTAAAAAGGTAGTATAAAACACAACCCCTTTAAGAAACAAAATTGAAGACAAATCAAGGCATTCTCAGATGCTGTCACAGGTTTAGATATTAttcaaatatgattttttttgtttaaatgttgGTTTTCTAAAGGGTAAATGAAAATGATCAATTGAACTTATCGAAAGAAAATAACCTGTCAGAAAAATTCCAAGTCAACTTACTGAAAAGTTTAATCTAACAATATACTTTCATGTTACAGAATGAGCAAAAACCAATTGCTGCAAAAGATTTCATAATTCtacaaatattttacagaacTTTCAGAGTATCCTGACAGTAAGACTTCAAGCCTCATATAATGAGCACAAAAATACACACGAGTCAAATCAACACAAGTACACAACTTACATAATTCATTTATCATACTGCAGTATGTTTCCtcaaatttggaaataaaaataagaatgtaAAATCCAATTAAAATGTATAGgtatggggctttttttgttgttttggttttttaagaaTTTATCCAGTTCAAGAATTCAGGGTATGAATATTGATTTTACTGGAAAATTTAAAGGCAAGTTTGGGTTTCAATGAAGCATCCgttttcttctgtgaatttaAGCA
The Opisthocomus hoazin isolate bOpiHoa1 chromosome 14, bOpiHoa1.hap1, whole genome shotgun sequence DNA segment above includes these coding regions:
- the VGLL1 gene encoding transcription cofactor vestigial-like protein 1, which encodes MEETRKLSPKPCKSKEPVKTEWGSQSVVFTYFQGDINSVVDEHFSRALSNAKNPQDLSTKHKGEAVVLKNDSMSPHPWNFSSHCSKPYPSSSATSMSNSGLNFSAAGMAGQYQPSALRSHPTQAADLWPFASIGTPSLTSSVYHHALPDLHAVDEPISDRKYGSLLGLLQQERCLTSMQECTMKQHSSSACMTGPVRLQNISQSSAPGGERKASSYQGSENPSVSHATAGIQIHDRRRDLYF